One part of the Magallana gigas chromosome 5, xbMagGiga1.1, whole genome shotgun sequence genome encodes these proteins:
- the LOC105348239 gene encoding uncharacterized protein, translated as MDNKMFRCLFVLVFIGELPFCIGQTEPLLHCFSCKGTTQTQLDSCIYARECRDECYLNTTTLSDGTWIKTYGCAKRPTCSSSVGPFGKRGAASTSVEYCGKEMCNIDISHFQEPPTTPCGDLSANDCHDPLALKSICADCETAEYCRKSCGLCHDHSNTWYENVVLFDYDVVHKTCSHSSSVSSAICQSISEQAYNVFGVVHNNYTINAAHSNSDYLILHQTNSYVILRFRTNGEPLTNLQLYACSTTGHGRVDVLLNNNVIEESYDKTNYAHLAWQIHKLNVNQYQNVRDYTLVIRKDALQVSYGHYWLSHVRLESVVTHHGHSG; from the exons ATGGACAATAAAA TGTTTCGATGTCTCTTTGTACTTGTCTTTATTGGAGAACTTCCGTTTTGTATAGGACAAACAG AACCTTTGCTTCATTGCTTTTCGTGTAAGGGAACCACGCAGACCCAGCTAGATTCGTGCATTTATGCGAGAGAATGCAGGGACGAG TGTTACTTGAATACAACTACTCTCTCTGATGGAACATGGATAAAGACATATGGATGTGCTAAG aGGCCGACCTGTAGTTCATCAGTGGGCCCCTTTGGGAAACGTGGCGCTGCGTCGACGTCCGTTGAGTATTGTGGAAAAGAAATGTGCAATATAG acaTAAGTCATTTCCAAGAGCCCCCGACTACTCCGTGTGGGGATCTTTCTGCTAACGACTGTCACGACCCTCTGGCTTTGAAGTCAATCTGTGCAGACTGCGAGACGGCCGAGTACTGCCGAAAATCATGTGGACTATGCCACG atcaCTCGAATACTTGGTATGAGAACGTTGTGTTGTTTGACTATGACGTAGTTCACAAAACGTGTAGTCACAGTTCATCAGTCAGCTCGGCCATATGCCAAAGCATAAGTGAACAGGCTTACAATGTGTTTGGAGTGGTACACAACAACTACACCATTAATGCGGCACATTCAAATAGTGACTATCTTATTCTCCATCAAACGAACAGTTACGTAATCTTAAGGTTTAGGACGAACGGAGAGCCTCTCACAAATCTACAACTCTACGCTTGTTCTACCACTGGTCATGGCCGAGTAGATGTATTACTAAACAACAACGTCATTGAAGAGTCttatgataaaacaaattaCGCTCACCTGGCTTGGCAAATTCATAAACTGAATGTAAATCAGTATCAGAACGTCAGAGATTACACTCTGGTAATACGGAAAGATGCGCTTCAAGTCAGCTACGGACATTACTGGTTGAGTCATGTTCGATTGGAAAGCGTGGTGACTCATCATGGTCATAGCGGTTAA
- the LOC105348244 gene encoding uncharacterized protein, translating into MDGISLLVLIGTLSGTVLADTDPILHCRSCKHVADGATPCVYVTECTSECYVASSTSTSGVVTKDYGCAPRQTCLAPGTPIGRRQAKQASKTTFCKHEMCNTDVSRFQEPSTEPCVDASPSECHDPTHLATMCSDCEYAQYCRKSCGLCQDNGHNGVWYENVVLFDYDPVHKTCRHSSSVDPSICQSITQQNHHVSPVMENNTTLNHAHAKHDYLILVYYESFINLHFRTNGEPITNLQLSACQTTGHGRVDILLNNQPIQQSYTGTDVWNLRWQIHNLDSLHLNNTREFDLKIQKDSATHSYGHYWISRIRVESTIAHHVH; encoded by the exons ATGGACGGTATCA GTTTGTTAGTTTTGATTGGCACGCTATCAGGGACCGTACTTGCAGACACAG ACCCCATTCTACACTGTCGGTCGTGTAAACATGTCGCGGACGGAGCAACTCCCTGTGTTTATGTTACAGAGTGTACTAGTGAG tgtTATGTTGCCTCATCAACATCTACCTCTGGTGTTGTTACAAAAGACTATGGATGTGCTCCA AGACAAACATGCTTGGCACCGGGTACCCCGATAGGTCGACGACAAGCCAAACAGGCATCAAAGACCACCTTCTGCAAGCATGAGATGTGTAACACAG ACGTCAGTCGCTTCCAGGAACCGTCCACTGAGCCTTGTGTTGATGCTTCACCCTCAGAGTGCCACGATCCCACCCACCTAGCCACGATGTGTAGTGACTGCGAGTACGCTCAATACTGCAGGAAGTCGTGTGGGTTGTGTCAGG ATAATGGACACAATGGCGTGTGGTACGAAAACGTGGTCCTTTTTGACTACGATCCGGTCCACAAGACCTGCCGCCATAGTTCTTCTGTCGACCCTTCTATCTGCCAGAGTATTACGCAACAGAACCACCACGTGTCTCCAGTAATGGAAAACAACACCACTCTAAACCACGCCCACGCCAAACACGATTACTTAATCTTGGTCTATTACGAAAGTTTCATCAACCTCCACTTCAGAACCAACGGTGAGCCAATCACCAATCTACAGCTGAGCGCATGTCAGACCACTGGCCACGGTAGAGTGGACATCCTGTTGAACAACCAACCAATCCAACAGTCGTACACCGGAACTGACGTGTGGAACCTGAGGTGGCAAATCCATAACTTGGATTCACTGCACTTGAATAACACGCGGGAGTTCGATTTGAAAATTCAGAAAGACAGTGCTACTCACAGCTATGGCCACTATTGGATCAGCCGAATCAGAGTAGAAAGCACGATTGCACATCATGTTCATTAA
- the LOC105348256 gene encoding uncharacterized protein: MAKKMFRFLFVILLTSIEELPLCFGQTEPIRHCLRCTGTTQTQLDSCIGLVECGEDKECYLNTTTLNDGTWIKTYGCAKRSTCGSLAGPFGKRDPASTSVEYCGKEICNIDIGHFQEPPTTPCGDLSASDCRDPMALKTICSDCETAEYCRKSCGLCHDHSNTWYENVVLFDYDVVHKTCSHSSTVSSAICQSISEQAYNVFGVVHNNYTINAAHTRKDYLVLHQTNSYVILRFRTNGEPITNLQLYACKTTGHGRVDVLLNNNTIQESYNGTFYADLSWQIHKLNVNQYQNVRDYTLVIRKDALQVSYGHYWLSHVRLESVVTHHGHTG; the protein is encoded by the exons ATGGCAAAGAAAA TGTTCCGATTTCTTTTTGTGATTCTCCTTACTAGTATTGAAGAACTTCCGTTATGTTTTGGACAAACAG AACCTATACGTCATTGCCTGCGGTGTACGGGAACGACGCAGACACAGCTGGATTCGTGCATTGGTCTAGTAGAATGCGGGGAAGATAAGGAG TGCTACTTAAATACAACAACTCTCAATGATGGAACGTGGATAAAGACATACGGATGCGCTAAG AGATCCACCTGCGGTTCATTAGCGGGTCCCTTCGGGAAACGTGACCCAGCGTCAACGTCTGTGGAGTATTGTGGAAAAGAAATATGCAATATTG ACATCGGCCATTTCCAAGAGCCCCCAACTACTCCATGCGGAGACCTTTCTGCTAGCGACTGTCGAGACCCTATGGCTTTGAAAACAATCTGTTCAGATTGCGAGACGGCCGAGTACTGCCGAAAATCGTGTGGACTGTGCCATG accACTCCAATACTTGGTATGAAAACGTTGTGTTGTTTGACTATGACGTAGTTCACAAAACGTGTAGTCACAGTTCAACAGTCAGCTCGGCCATATGCCAAAGCATAAGTGAACAGGCTTACAATGTGTTTGGAGTGGTACACAACAACTACACCATTAATGCCGCACATACGAGAAAGGACTACCTTGTTCTCCATCAAACGAACAGTTATGTAATCTTAAGGTTTAGGACGAACGGAGAGCCTATCACAAATCTACAACTCTACGCTTGTAAGACCACCGGTCATGGGCGAGTAGATGTATTGCTAAACAACAACACCATTCAAGAGTCTTACAATGGAACATTTTACGCTGACCTGTCATGGCAAATTCATAAACTGAATGTAAATCAGTATCAGAACGTCAGAGATTACACTCTGGTAATACGGAAAGATGCGCTTCAAGTCAGCTACGGCCATTACTGGCTGAGTCATGTTCGATTGGAAAGCGTGGTGACTCATCATGGTCATACCGGTTAA